Proteins encoded together in one Oncorhynchus nerka isolate Pitt River linkage group LG19, Oner_Uvic_2.0, whole genome shotgun sequence window:
- the LOC135562552 gene encoding LINE-1 retrotransposable element ORF2 protein — translation MEKVHQDTKRQIIIPHDIPPIQPPEFNLDTDPPKWKEVENVVRRARAASAPGPNGVPYKLYKNAADVLRFLWRLMRIVWQKEIIPKAWRRAGGVLIPKEEDATDISKFRPISLLNVEGKICFSIIAQRLSTYLERNKYIDTSVQKAGIPGFSGCLEHTSMIWHQIQTAKKDKRDLYVIFLDLANAFGSVPHELL, via the coding sequence ATGGAAAAGGTCCACCAGGACACGAAAAGGCAGATAATCATCCCACATGACATCCCACCTATTCAACCACCAGAATTCAATCTGGACACTGACCCTCCAAAATGGAAGGAAGTAGAGAATGTTGTCCGACGAGCAAGAGCGGCCTCGGCTCCTGGGCCTAATGGAGTACCATACAAGCTCTACAAGAACGCCGCGGATGTTCTACGCTTTCTTTGGAGGCTCATGAGGATAGTGTGGCAGAAGGAAATAATACCAAAGGCATGGCGAAGGGCTGGTGGTGTGCTAATCCCGAAAGAGGAGGATGCGACAGACATCAGTAAATTCCGACCAATCTCCCTTCTCAACGTTGAAGGGAAGATCTGTTTCAGTATAATAGCACAGAGGCTGTCCACTTACCTGGAAAGGAACAAGTACATTgatacatctgtacagaaagcagGCATTCCTGGTTTCTCTGGTTGCCTGGAACATACTAGTATGATTTGGCACCAGATCCAAACAGCTAAGAAGGACAAGAGAGACCTCTATGTCATCTTCCTTGACCTGGCCAATGCCTTTGGCTCAGTTCCCCATGAACTCCTCTGA
- the LOC115124334 gene encoding olfactory receptor 10A4-like: MFEVNENYTRVSEFVIVGFPGLHPTFYQLMAWFFFFIYVITVVGNLLLVVLFALERSLQKPMYIIMLSLALSDIGFATVALPKVIARWWWDDGRISFHTCLFQEQMIHYFGTLNSLIMLTMAMDRYLAICHPLRYPMLMTNQIMSGLTVFSWMSATVSPAIGTIDFTRKVAFCGPNRILHAYCDALSLTKLSCSDMAAIQGSSIGLAYFVLLVPFSFIVFSYINIIVTVMRMANAQGRMKTFSTCATQGCIILIYYIPRFIVYATPYIPNLIMTPDLRIGLTLFYSLFPPVANPFIYSFRTKEIRAVLGRWRQCWRNSQTEPSIPKTVAVITK, translated from the exons ATGTTTGAGGTGAATGAGAACTACACGCGTGTGTCAGAGTTTGTGATCGTGGGCTTCCCGGGGCTCCATCCAACCTTCTACCAGCTGATGGCCTGGTTCTTCTTCTTCATCTATGTGATCACGGTGGTGGGGAACCTTCTGCTAGTTGTGCTGTTTGCCCTGGAGCGCAGCCTGCAGAAACCCATGTACATCATCATGCTCAGCCTGGCTCTGTCAGATATAG GTTTTGCCACAGTGGCCCTTCCCAAAGTAATAGCTCGGTGGTGGTGGGACGACGGGAGGATCTCCTTCCATACGTGTCTGTTCCAGGAACAAATGATCCACTACTTTGGAACACTCAACTCTCTCATCATGTTGACTATGGCTATGGACCGATACCTGGCTATCTGTCACCCTCTCAG ATACCCTATGTTGATGACCAACCAGATAATGAGTGGTCTAACAGTCTTCTCCTGGATGTCAGCCACAGTCTCACCTGCCATCGGCACCATAGACTTCACTAGG AAAGTAGCATTCTGTGGTCCCAACCGAATTCTCCATGCCTACTGTGACGCTCTGTCCCTGACTAAACTGTCCTGCTCCGACATGGCGGCGATCCAGGGCAGCTCCATTGGCCTGGCCTATTTTGTGCTCCTCGTCCCCTTCTCCTTCATCGTCTTCTCCTATATCAACATCATCGTCACCGTGATGCGCATGGCTAACGCACAG GGCAGGATGAAGACCTTCTCTACCTGTGCTACTCAGGGCTGTATCATTCTTATTTACTACATCCCCCGCTTCATAGTGTACGCTACACCCTACATCCCCAACCTGATCATGACCCCTGACCTCCGCATCGGCCTCACCCTTTTCTACAG CCTGTTCCCCCCGGTGGCCAACCCGTTCATCTATAGCTTCAGGACCAAGGAGATCAGAGCCGTCCTGGGGCGCTGGAGACAGTGCTGGAGGAACAGCCAGACAGAACCGAGTATACCCAAAACTGTGGCTGTTATCACTAAATGA